The proteins below come from a single Methermicoccus shengliensis DSM 18856 genomic window:
- a CDS encoding Holliday junction resolvase-like protein, with the protein MEYVIIILGLLFLAFIILLWKYAELKGKIEQRARQIFEEWRDRELESASTKKAEILFEEWRQKYEKEIRKDAIEKSKAVIAGKNREGCCVGRVLFIVCTSVFVEAMGYGAAVPTLPLLAPHISPSVLGLLFSMYALAAIVLFFPISWVCDHVDRRIVVMLGLACFSLASLGFATTSSLWMLFLFRALQGAGGISVWTGGLALVLDVMAQRRAGRTMGYISAAAGGGTIVGPGLGALGSPHLPFMLLAVLGAVALVMSTGLPGGVPRAAAASTPLKLAHEVPVLVLLSGVLALTLVVGMVEAHAPSYLYAFGASVHVVGGMFVVMMALYTLIQLPVGAAFDRAGVLIAVVGLLGGAVLAPLIVLLPTLTAKMVALVLTGTVLGVVFTPTIAALGQLVPSSHRGMVMGLGNLCWSVGYFAGSAGGGLLIEHISLAGALLVASLVLVLTALLYAITLKAY; encoded by the coding sequence ATGGAGTACGTAATAATCATTCTCGGTCTGCTTTTCCTCGCCTTTATAATTCTACTCTGGAAGTATGCTGAGCTTAAGGGCAAGATAGAGCAGAGAGCGAGACAGATATTCGAGGAGTGGAGGGATAGAGAGCTTGAAAGTGCATCAACAAAAAAAGCAGAAATTCTTTTCGAGGAATGGAGGCAGAAGTACGAGAAGGAGATAAGGAAGGATGCAATAGAGAAGAGTAAAGCAGTAATTGCAGGAAAGAACAGAGAGGGATGTTGCGTGGGGCGGGTGCTCTTCATTGTGTGCACTTCCGTATTCGTGGAGGCCATGGGCTATGGTGCTGCAGTGCCCACGCTTCCGCTTCTTGCCCCCCACATCTCTCCTTCCGTGCTCGGGCTGCTGTTCTCCATGTATGCCCTTGCAGCCATTGTGCTGTTTTTTCCCATCTCATGGGTGTGCGACCACGTGGACAGGCGCATCGTGGTGATGCTGGGGCTGGCGTGCTTCTCGCTCGCCTCCCTTGGGTTTGCTACCACCTCCAGCCTATGGATGCTCTTTCTGTTCAGGGCGCTGCAGGGTGCGGGAGGCATCTCTGTGTGGACAGGAGGGCTGGCGCTGGTGCTCGATGTGATGGCTCAGCGGAGGGCTGGACGCACGATGGGCTATATCTCGGCGGCTGCAGGGGGAGGAACCATCGTGGGTCCGGGTCTGGGTGCCCTTGGCTCACCCCACCTGCCCTTCATGCTGCTTGCGGTGCTGGGAGCGGTTGCTCTGGTGATGAGCACGGGCCTTCCGGGCGGAGTGCCAAGGGCGGCAGCCGCATCCACGCCTCTAAAGCTTGCCCACGAGGTGCCAGTTCTCGTGCTGCTCTCTGGGGTGCTTGCGCTCACCCTCGTGGTGGGGATGGTGGAGGCGCATGCGCCGAGCTACCTGTATGCGTTTGGGGCGAGCGTGCACGTCGTTGGGGGGATGTTTGTGGTGATGATGGCACTGTACACCCTCATACAGCTTCCAGTGGGGGCAGCGTTCGACAGGGCGGGGGTGCTGATAGCGGTCGTGGGGCTGCTGGGAGGGGCCGTGCTCGCCCCCCTGATAGTGCTGCTGCCCACCCTCACTGCCAAGATGGTGGCTCTGGTGCTCACGGGCACGGTACTGGGGGTGGTGTTCACGCCCACCATCGCAGCCCTTGGGCAGCTCGTCCCCTCTTCCCACAGGGGGATGGTGATGGGGCTTGGCAACCTGTGCTGGAGCGTCGGATACTTTGCAGGCTCTGCCGGGGGCGGGCTGCTCATCGAGCACATCTCGCTTGCGGGTGCCCTGCTGGTGGCGTCCCTCGTGCTGGTGCTCACCGCCCTTCTCTATGCCATCACCCTGAAAGCTTATTAG